The following proteins are co-located in the Ensifer sp. WSM1721 genome:
- a CDS encoding DUF934 domain-containing protein — translation MTKIWKETGFVSDDPWIVETEETKAGSNEKAILGLGPFLEAVAAGDASGLGVLIAPADDVTRLAPHLHRLALVAVAFPAFNDGRAFSHASLLRTRLGFKGEIRAVGDVLIDQIPLMLRCGIDSFAVTNATAIRRLSEGRLPGIANHYQPTAKPSADTNSYSWRRVS, via the coding sequence ATGACGAAAATCTGGAAAGAAACCGGCTTCGTGAGCGATGATCCCTGGATCGTTGAGACCGAGGAGACCAAGGCCGGATCGAATGAGAAGGCGATACTGGGTCTCGGTCCGTTCCTGGAAGCGGTTGCCGCGGGCGATGCCTCCGGCCTGGGCGTATTGATCGCGCCGGCCGACGACGTGACGCGTCTCGCACCCCATCTCCATCGGCTCGCGCTGGTGGCCGTCGCGTTTCCGGCCTTCAACGACGGCAGGGCCTTCAGTCACGCTTCGCTGCTGCGCACGCGGCTTGGCTTCAAGGGCGAGATCCGTGCCGTCGGTGACGTGCTGATCGATCAGATCCCGCTGATGCTGCGTTGCGGGATCGACAGCTTCGCCGTGACGAACGCCACGGCGATCAGGCGGCTCTCGGAAGGGCGGCTGCCAGGCATAGCCAACCATTATCAGCCGACGGCGAAACCGTCTGCCGACACGAATTCCTATAGCTGGCGCCGCGTCTCGTGA
- a CDS encoding ferredoxin--NADP reductase encodes MNAPAKKEDFAVQAPAGVFVETVTSVEHYTDRLFRFRMTRPQEFRFRSGEFAMIGLMVGNKPIYRAYSVASPAWDEELEFFSIKVPDGPLTSHLQAIKPGDQVLMRKKPTGTLVLDALVPGRRLYMFSTGTGIAPFASLIRDPETYEKFEEVILTHTCRDVAELKYGFDLVEEIRNHEFLNEIVGDKLRHYATVTREEYPFKGRITDLMTNGKFFADLGLPPLDPAIDRGMICGSTAMLKDTKEILEAAGLTEGANNKPAEFVIERAFVG; translated from the coding sequence ATGAATGCGCCGGCAAAAAAGGAAGATTTCGCGGTACAGGCACCGGCAGGTGTCTTCGTCGAAACGGTTACGAGTGTCGAACACTACACGGACCGGCTCTTCCGCTTCCGCATGACGCGCCCGCAGGAGTTTCGCTTCCGCTCCGGCGAGTTTGCGATGATCGGCCTGATGGTTGGCAACAAGCCCATCTATCGCGCCTATTCGGTCGCGAGCCCGGCTTGGGATGAGGAACTCGAGTTCTTCTCGATCAAGGTGCCCGACGGTCCGCTGACTTCGCATCTGCAGGCGATCAAGCCGGGCGACCAGGTGCTGATGCGCAAGAAGCCGACCGGCACGCTCGTGCTCGACGCGCTCGTACCGGGCCGCAGACTCTACATGTTCTCGACCGGCACCGGCATTGCCCCCTTCGCGAGCCTCATCCGCGACCCGGAGACCTATGAGAAGTTCGAGGAGGTCATCCTCACCCATACCTGCCGCGACGTGGCGGAATTGAAGTACGGCTTCGACCTCGTCGAGGAAATCCGAAACCACGAGTTCCTGAACGAGATCGTCGGCGATAAGCTCCGGCACTATGCGACGGTGACGCGCGAGGAATACCCCTTCAAGGGCCGGATCACCGACCTGATGACGAACGGCAAGTTCTTCGCCGATCTCGGCCTGCCACCGCTCGATCCGGCGATCGACCGCGGCATGATCTGCGGCTCGACGGCGATGCTGAAGGACACCAAAGAAATCCTCGAAGCTGCCGGTCTGACGGAAGGCGCCAACAACAAGCCGGCCGAATTCGTCATCGAGCGCGCATTCGTCGGCTGA
- a CDS encoding GntR family transcriptional regulator: MHNRSQAHLAYLALERLIVTLKLKPGTLVTERQLLELANFGRTPVREAIQKLAWQGLIEIRARVGLQITTIRPGDRVEVMQTRRQLEPLAAALVAEHANAEAREAMRACARQMMDCADESDLEGFLVADKMFDEVMEEACPNRFLTAALAPLQTHARRIWYASASPEKMEASVERHVEVMRSIEAADGFAAAAAMSQLMDYLAEV; the protein is encoded by the coding sequence ATGCACAACAGGTCCCAAGCTCATCTCGCCTACCTCGCGCTCGAGCGGCTTATCGTCACCTTGAAACTGAAACCCGGAACGCTCGTCACAGAGCGCCAACTCCTTGAGCTTGCCAATTTCGGGCGAACACCCGTCCGCGAGGCGATCCAGAAGCTCGCCTGGCAGGGGCTGATCGAAATCCGCGCGCGCGTGGGCCTGCAGATCACGACGATCCGTCCCGGTGATCGGGTCGAGGTGATGCAGACGCGGCGGCAACTGGAGCCGCTCGCGGCCGCCCTCGTGGCAGAGCACGCAAACGCCGAGGCGCGGGAGGCCATGAGGGCCTGCGCCCGGCAAATGATGGACTGCGCGGACGAGAGCGATCTCGAGGGCTTCCTCGTCGCGGACAAGATGTTCGACGAGGTGATGGAAGAGGCCTGCCCCAACCGTTTCCTGACGGCCGCGCTGGCGCCGCTGCAGACGCACGCGCGCCGCATCTGGTACGCGTCCGCCTCGCCGGAGAAGATGGAGGCTTCGGTCGAACGGCATGTCGAGGTGATGCGCTCCATCGAAGCGGCGGATGGCTTCGCCGCCGCCGCGGCAATGTCGCAGTTGATGGACTACCTGGCGGAGGTTTGA
- a CDS encoding amino acid ABC transporter ATP-binding protein, protein MANAATASKMTVSTTDVAIDITNMNKWYGDFHVLRDINLRVMRGERIVIAGPSGSGKSTMIRCINRLEEHQKGKIVVDGIELTNDLKKIDEVRREVGMVFQHFNLFPHLTILENCTLAPIWVRKMPKKQAEEVAMHFLKRVKIPEQAHKYPGQLSGGQQQRVAIARSLCMNPKIMLFDEPTSALDPEMIKEVLDTMVGLAEEGMTMLCVTHEMGFARQVANRVIFMDQGQIVEQNSPAEFFDNPQHERTKLFLSQILH, encoded by the coding sequence ATGGCAAACGCTGCCACTGCTTCAAAGATGACCGTCTCGACGACGGATGTAGCGATCGACATCACCAACATGAACAAATGGTATGGTGATTTCCATGTGCTGCGAGACATCAATCTCAGGGTGATGCGCGGCGAGCGCATCGTCATTGCCGGGCCGTCGGGCTCCGGCAAGTCGACGATGATCCGCTGCATCAATCGGCTCGAGGAGCACCAGAAGGGCAAGATCGTCGTCGACGGCATCGAGCTCACCAACGACCTGAAGAAGATCGACGAAGTGCGCCGCGAAGTCGGCATGGTCTTCCAGCACTTCAACCTCTTCCCGCATCTGACGATCCTGGAAAACTGCACGCTTGCCCCGATCTGGGTGCGCAAGATGCCGAAGAAGCAGGCCGAGGAAGTCGCCATGCATTTCCTGAAGCGCGTCAAGATTCCCGAGCAGGCCCACAAATATCCGGGTCAGCTTTCAGGCGGCCAGCAGCAGCGCGTGGCGATTGCCCGTTCGCTCTGCATGAATCCGAAGATCATGCTTTTCGACGAGCCGACTTCCGCCCTCGACCCCGAAATGATCAAGGAAGTGCTCGACACAATGGTCGGCCTCGCCGAAGAAGGCATGACGATGCTGTGCGTCACCCACGAAATGGGTTTCGCCCGCCAGGTCGCCAACCGGGTGATCTTCATGGATCAGGGTCAGATCGTCGAACAGAATTCGCCGGCCGAATTCTTCGACAATCCTCAGCATGAGCGCACGAAGCTGTTCCTGAGCCAGATCCTGCACTAA
- a CDS encoding amino acid ABC transporter permease has protein sequence MSTHQANFVRASMIEASPAPALESGIVFWLRKNLFATPQDTVLTIISLLVLAWLVPPVIQWLFIDAAWTGGGRGVCATIAQGGSQPDGWSGACWAFVNAKFDQFIFGRYPPEERWRPALVGILFVLFLVPMLIPKVPYKGLNAVLLLAVLPIIAVILLPGGWFGLTYVETALWGGLMVTLALSFVGIAVSLPLGILLALGRRSNMPVIKMLCTVFIEVVRGVPLITVLFMASVMLPLFLPQGVTFDKFLRALIGVSLFASAYMAEVVRGGLQAIPKGQYEGADSLGLSYWQKMNLIILPQALKLVIPGIVNTFIGLFKDTSLVSIIGMFDLLGIVRLNFTDANWASAVTPVTGLIFAGFIFWLFCFGMSRYSGFMERLLDKSQR, from the coding sequence ATGAGCACGCATCAGGCAAATTTCGTTCGTGCTTCGATGATCGAAGCCTCACCTGCTCCGGCGCTGGAAAGCGGCATCGTCTTCTGGCTGCGGAAGAATCTCTTCGCCACACCACAGGACACGGTGCTGACCATCATCAGCCTGCTCGTTTTGGCCTGGCTGGTTCCGCCGGTGATCCAGTGGCTGTTCATCGACGCTGCCTGGACGGGTGGCGGTCGCGGCGTCTGCGCCACGATCGCGCAGGGCGGTTCGCAGCCGGACGGCTGGAGCGGCGCCTGCTGGGCTTTCGTCAACGCGAAGTTCGACCAGTTTATCTTCGGCCGCTATCCGCCCGAGGAACGGTGGCGCCCCGCCCTCGTCGGCATCCTTTTCGTCCTGTTCCTGGTGCCGATGCTGATCCCCAAGGTGCCCTATAAGGGGTTGAATGCGGTTCTGCTGCTGGCCGTCCTGCCGATCATCGCGGTAATCCTTCTCCCCGGCGGCTGGTTCGGCCTCACCTATGTCGAGACGGCGCTCTGGGGCGGCCTCATGGTCACCCTCGCCCTGTCGTTTGTCGGCATCGCGGTCTCGTTGCCGCTCGGTATCCTGCTGGCGCTCGGGCGGCGGTCGAACATGCCAGTGATCAAGATGCTCTGCACGGTCTTCATCGAAGTGGTGCGCGGCGTCCCGCTGATCACGGTTCTGTTCATGGCCAGCGTCATGTTGCCGCTGTTCCTGCCGCAGGGGGTCACCTTCGATAAGTTCCTGCGTGCGCTCATCGGCGTGTCGCTCTTCGCGTCGGCCTACATGGCGGAAGTGGTACGCGGTGGCCTGCAGGCGATCCCGAAGGGCCAGTATGAAGGCGCCGATTCGCTAGGCCTCAGCTATTGGCAAAAGATGAATCTCATCATCCTGCCGCAGGCGCTGAAGCTGGTGATCCCGGGCATCGTCAACACCTTCATCGGCCTGTTCAAGGACACGTCGCTCGTCTCGATCATCGGGATGTTCGATCTGCTCGGCATCGTTCGCTTGAACTTCACCGACGCGAACTGGGCTTCCGCCGTTACGCCGGTGACCGGTCTCATTTTCGCAGGCTTTATATTCTGGCTTTTCTGCTTCGGCATGTCGCGCTATTCAGGCTTCATGGAACGCCTGCTCGACAAGAGCCAACGATAA
- a CDS encoding amino acid ABC transporter permease, which produces MAIGVTDAPEKRKSSGSIINDPQVRGIFYQAITIIILAVLIYWIVDNTVENLRRANIASGYGFLNSRAGFDLGQSLIAFTSDSSYGRALVVGFVNTLLVAITGIITATIIGFIVGIGRLSHNWIIAKLSLAYVEVFRNIPPLLVIFFWYSGVLAILPQARDALALPLDIYVSNRGVAFPRPLFGEGAQYTLFAIIIGVIASFAFARYARQRQEATGQRPPVLWAVLGLLIGLPLITFLATGAPLTFDVPIAGKFNLTGGSVVGPEFMSLFLALSFYTAAFIAEIVRAGIRGISKGQTEAAHALGIRPRLTTRLVVVPQAMRIIIPPLTSQYLNLTKNSSLAVAVGYADLVAVGGTILNQTGQSIEVVSIWLIVYLSLSLATSLFMNWYNARMALVER; this is translated from the coding sequence ATGGCCATTGGCGTTACAGACGCGCCTGAGAAGAGGAAATCCTCTGGATCGATCATCAATGATCCTCAGGTACGCGGAATATTCTACCAGGCAATCACCATCATCATTCTCGCGGTCCTCATTTACTGGATCGTCGACAACACGGTCGAGAATCTGAGGCGCGCGAATATCGCGTCCGGATACGGCTTCCTGAACAGCCGTGCGGGTTTCGACCTCGGACAGTCACTGATCGCCTTCACCAGCGATTCTTCATACGGCCGCGCTCTGGTTGTCGGTTTCGTCAATACACTGTTGGTGGCGATCACGGGTATCATCACGGCAACTATCATCGGCTTCATCGTCGGCATCGGACGTCTGTCGCACAACTGGATTATTGCCAAGCTGTCGCTCGCCTATGTCGAGGTGTTCCGCAACATTCCGCCGCTGCTGGTCATCTTCTTCTGGTACAGCGGCGTTCTGGCGATCCTGCCGCAGGCGCGCGACGCGCTCGCCCTCCCCCTCGATATTTATGTAAGCAATCGTGGCGTCGCCTTCCCAAGGCCGCTCTTCGGAGAGGGGGCGCAATACACACTGTTCGCCATCATCATCGGCGTCATCGCGAGCTTCGCCTTCGCCCGCTATGCCCGGCAACGGCAGGAGGCGACCGGTCAGCGGCCTCCCGTATTGTGGGCCGTGCTTGGCTTGCTTATCGGCTTGCCGCTGATTACCTTCCTCGCGACCGGCGCTCCACTGACTTTCGACGTTCCGATCGCAGGCAAGTTCAACCTGACGGGCGGCTCGGTCGTCGGACCCGAATTCATGTCGCTCTTCCTCGCCCTTTCCTTCTACACTGCGGCCTTCATCGCAGAGATTGTCCGGGCCGGCATCAGGGGGATCTCCAAGGGACAGACGGAGGCAGCTCACGCACTCGGAATACGCCCAAGGCTCACGACTCGTCTGGTCGTCGTGCCGCAGGCAATGCGCATCATCATCCCGCCATTGACCAGCCAGTACCTCAACCTCACCAAGAACTCTTCTCTAGCCGTCGCCGTCGGCTATGCGGATCTCGTCGCCGTCGGCGGCACGATCCTCAACCAGACCGGACAGTCGATCGAAGTCGTCAGCATCTGGCTCATTGTCTATCTGAGCTTGAGCCTTGCGACGTCGCTGTTCATGAACTGGTATAACGCTCGCATGGCGCTGGTGGAGAGGTGA
- a CDS encoding amino acid ABC transporter substrate-binding protein — protein sequence MARRILTALVGAAVMGIGANAASAATLDDVKAKGFVQCGVNTGLTGFAAPDASGNWSGFDVDYCKAIAAAVFGDGSKVKYTPTSAKERFPALQSGEVDVLARNTTWTINRDTALGFNFRPVNYYDGQGFMVRKGLNVKSALELSGAAVCVQTGTTTELNLADYFKTNNLQYNPVVFEKLEEVNAAYDAGRCDVYTTDQSGLYSLRLTLSNPDDHMILPEIISKEPLGPAVRQGDDQWFDIVSWVHFALIQAEEFGITQANVEEMKKSPNPDVQRFLGVEADSKIGTDLGLTNEWAVNVIKAVGNYGEIFDRNIGAGSPLKIERGLNALWNKGGIQYAPPVR from the coding sequence ATGGCAAGAAGAATTCTGACAGCCCTTGTTGGCGCTGCTGTCATGGGGATTGGCGCAAATGCGGCCTCCGCCGCAACCCTTGACGACGTAAAGGCCAAGGGCTTCGTCCAGTGCGGTGTGAATACCGGTCTCACCGGTTTCGCCGCGCCCGACGCGTCGGGCAACTGGAGCGGTTTCGACGTCGACTATTGCAAGGCGATCGCGGCTGCCGTTTTTGGCGACGGAAGCAAGGTCAAGTACACGCCGACTTCCGCGAAGGAGCGTTTCCCGGCGCTGCAGTCCGGTGAGGTCGACGTCCTCGCCCGCAATACCACCTGGACGATCAACCGCGACACCGCGCTCGGTTTCAACTTCCGCCCGGTCAACTACTATGACGGCCAGGGCTTCATGGTGCGCAAGGGCCTCAACGTGAAGTCGGCTCTCGAACTGTCGGGCGCTGCCGTCTGCGTCCAGACCGGTACCACGACCGAATTGAACCTTGCCGACTATTTCAAAACCAACAACCTCCAATATAACCCGGTCGTCTTCGAGAAGCTCGAGGAAGTGAACGCGGCCTATGATGCCGGCCGTTGCGACGTCTACACGACCGACCAGTCCGGCCTCTATTCGCTGCGCCTCACGCTCTCCAACCCGGACGATCACATGATCCTGCCGGAAATCATCTCGAAGGAGCCGCTCGGCCCGGCCGTCCGCCAGGGCGATGACCAGTGGTTCGATATCGTGAGCTGGGTTCACTTCGCGCTGATCCAGGCCGAGGAATTCGGCATCACGCAGGCAAATGTCGAGGAAATGAAGAAGTCGCCCAACCCCGACGTCCAGCGCTTCCTCGGCGTCGAAGCAGACAGCAAGATCGGCACGGACCTCGGCCTTACCAACGAGTGGGCGGTGAACGTCATCAAGGCCGTCGGCAACTACGGCGAAATCTTCGACCGCAACATCGGCGCAGGCAGCCCGCTGAAGATCGAACGCGGCCTTAACGCGCTCTGGAACAAGGGCGGCATCCAGTACGCACCGCCGGTCCGCTGA
- a CDS encoding cystathionine beta-lyase, translating to MADKTSADAERGINTRLAHSGNNPSDFHGFINPPVVHASTVLFPNARTMETRAQKYTYGTRGTPTTDALCEAINELEGSAGTILVPSGLAAVTVPFLAFLSSGDHALIVDSVYFPTRHFCDTMLTRLGITIEYYDPMIGVGIEGLIRPNTKLVHTEAPGSNTFEMQDIRAIAAAAHRHGCIVTMDNTWATPVYFRPLEHGVDISIHAATKYPSGHSDVLLGTVSANTAHWPALSEAMVTLGVCVSPDDSYQILRGLRTMGIRLERHQESALEIARWLEGREEVARVLHPALPSFPGHELWKRDFGGASGIFSFVLKADAEKSKAKAHAFLDALSLFGLGYSWGGFESLAVHANLSDRKIAKAPSEGPVIRLQIGLEDVPDLRRDIEAGLAAANAV from the coding sequence ATGGCAGACAAGACGAGCGCGGACGCAGAGCGGGGCATCAACACCCGCCTGGCGCACAGCGGCAACAATCCCTCCGATTTCCATGGCTTCATCAATCCGCCGGTGGTTCACGCCTCCACCGTGCTTTTCCCGAACGCGAGGACGATGGAGACCCGGGCGCAGAAATACACCTATGGCACGCGCGGCACGCCCACGACCGACGCGCTCTGTGAGGCGATCAATGAGCTTGAGGGCTCGGCCGGCACGATTCTGGTTCCCTCCGGTCTCGCCGCCGTCACCGTGCCTTTCCTCGCTTTTCTGTCCTCGGGTGATCATGCCCTTATCGTTGATTCGGTCTACTTCCCGACCCGCCATTTCTGCGACACGATGCTCACCCGGCTCGGTATCACGATTGAATATTACGATCCGATGATCGGGGTCGGCATCGAAGGCCTGATCAGGCCGAACACCAAGCTGGTGCACACGGAAGCACCGGGGTCCAATACGTTCGAGATGCAGGACATCCGGGCGATCGCCGCCGCGGCGCACCGTCACGGCTGCATCGTGACCATGGACAACACCTGGGCGACACCTGTCTATTTCCGGCCGCTCGAGCACGGCGTCGACATTTCCATCCATGCCGCAACAAAGTATCCCTCCGGACACTCGGACGTGCTGCTCGGAACCGTGTCAGCCAACACTGCGCATTGGCCCGCGCTGAGTGAAGCGATGGTGACGCTCGGCGTCTGCGTCTCGCCTGACGACAGCTACCAGATTCTGCGCGGTCTGCGCACAATGGGTATTCGCCTCGAACGCCATCAGGAGAGCGCGCTGGAAATCGCGCGCTGGCTTGAAGGCCGCGAGGAAGTGGCGCGCGTGCTGCATCCGGCGCTGCCGAGCTTTCCGGGGCACGAGCTCTGGAAGCGCGACTTTGGCGGCGCGAGCGGGATTTTCTCTTTCGTGCTGAAGGCCGACGCCGAGAAGAGCAAGGCCAAGGCCCATGCCTTCCTCGACGCGCTCTCGCTTTTTGGTCTCGGCTATTCGTGGGGCGGCTTCGAAAGCCTTGCGGTTCACGCCAACCTGTCCGACCGCAAGATCGCCAAGGCTCCGTCCGAGGGGCCGGTCATCCGCCTGCAGATCGGGCTCGAGGATGTTCCGGACCTCCGACGTGACATCGAGGCGGGCCTCGCGGCCGCAAACGCGGTCTGA
- a CDS encoding FAD-dependent monooxygenase has translation MGNAEPVAIVGAGIAGLTTALCFARQGWQTDIFEQAGTLTEVGAGLQLSPNASRILIDLGLLPALESIWSEPEAISLVDGRSLRPLASVPAGPSARKRWAAPYGVLHRAGLQKILLHAVKSEPLCRLHLGCRIERDPRATVTEASGRRPAAIIGADGIWSQVRASLPGAGPVRFSGNVAWRLMLPLTDAAKCLSSDRVTAFLGPKAHLVAYPIREADAFNLIAIVGGEPAAEAWAGRGAEDRQSELSAAFEDWHPDLRSMLKGAASATFWPLCTVDDGVWHNGRDTILIGDAAHAMTPFAAQGAAMAIEDARELARCLAGSPDVPSAFARYEAARRARIDRVRKRAAFNRFAYHAGGPVRIARNLVLALKGPESLAADLDWLYGYGAQER, from the coding sequence ATGGGAAACGCTGAGCCCGTTGCTATCGTCGGTGCCGGCATCGCCGGCCTGACGACGGCGCTTTGTTTCGCAAGACAGGGCTGGCAAACCGATATTTTCGAGCAAGCGGGCACGCTGACCGAAGTCGGCGCCGGACTGCAGCTGTCACCGAACGCATCGCGTATCCTCATCGACCTCGGCCTGCTCCCGGCTCTTGAGAGCATCTGGAGCGAGCCGGAGGCGATCTCGCTCGTCGACGGCCGCTCGCTGCGGCCACTCGCAAGCGTGCCCGCAGGCCCCAGCGCCCGCAAACGATGGGCTGCCCCCTACGGCGTGCTCCATCGCGCCGGCTTGCAAAAGATTCTGCTGCACGCGGTGAAGTCCGAACCGCTCTGCCGTCTTCATCTCGGATGCCGCATCGAGCGGGACCCGCGAGCAACGGTCACCGAAGCGAGCGGGCGACGCCCCGCCGCCATCATCGGCGCGGACGGCATCTGGTCGCAGGTGCGCGCCTCCCTCCCCGGCGCCGGCCCCGTCCGGTTCTCCGGCAACGTCGCCTGGCGGTTGATGCTGCCTCTGACGGACGCGGCCAAGTGCCTGTCGAGTGATCGCGTCACGGCTTTCCTCGGACCGAAAGCCCATCTGGTCGCCTATCCAATCCGAGAGGCCGACGCTTTCAACCTGATCGCGATCGTCGGCGGCGAGCCGGCTGCGGAGGCTTGGGCGGGGCGGGGTGCCGAAGACCGGCAAAGCGAACTTTCGGCCGCCTTCGAGGACTGGCACCCCGACCTGCGCTCGATGCTCAAGGGTGCCGCCTCGGCGACCTTTTGGCCGCTGTGCACCGTCGACGACGGCGTGTGGCACAACGGCCGCGACACGATTCTGATCGGCGATGCCGCCCATGCGATGACGCCGTTTGCGGCCCAGGGCGCGGCGATGGCGATCGAGGACGCCCGCGAGCTCGCGCGCTGCCTCGCCGGGAGTCCGGACGTTCCCTCGGCCTTCGCCCGATATGAAGCCGCTCGCAGGGCGCGAATCGACCGGGTGCGTAAGCGCGCTGCGTTCAACCGCTTTGCCTATCACGCCGGCGGCCCGGTGCGGATTGCCCGCAATCTCGTTCTCGCGCTCAAGGGACCCGAATCGCTCGCAGCCGATCTTGACTGGCTTTACGGATACGGTGCGCAGGAGCGATAG
- a CDS encoding zinc-finger domain-containing protein has translation MAGHSIPHFQNDGGHGVIEIGVKEFMCTGASVPFDHPHIFIDMGDDNEKVCSYCSTLYRYNPSLKATETNPPGCLFANKAA, from the coding sequence ATGGCCGGCCACAGCATCCCTCATTTCCAGAACGACGGCGGGCACGGAGTCATCGAGATCGGCGTGAAGGAATTCATGTGCACGGGCGCATCCGTTCCGTTCGACCATCCTCATATCTTCATCGACATGGGCGACGACAACGAGAAAGTCTGTTCCTATTGCTCGACGCTCTATCGTTACAATCCGTCGCTCAAGGCGACAGAGACGAACCCGCCGGGATGCCTCTTCGCAAACAAGGCGGCCTGA
- a CDS encoding alpha/beta fold hydrolase gives MDLNPPPFFRFVHDGLEIAFFDEGDPSGDPILLIHGFASSANVNWVFPGWLKTLGDAGYRVIALDNRGHGMSSKPYDPSLYHPQQMAGDAAALLVHLGIADAHVMGYSMGARISAFLALRHPDRVRSLVFGGLGIGMVTGVGEWDPIADALVAPSLDDVTHARGRMFRAFADQTKSDRQALAACISTSRDLLSPEEIGRIDVPVLIGVGTKDDIAGSAHELAALMPHARALDIPGRDHMLAVGDRVFKKAVLEFLAEVG, from the coding sequence ATGGACCTGAATCCTCCGCCATTTTTCCGTTTTGTGCATGACGGACTGGAAATCGCCTTTTTCGACGAGGGTGATCCCTCGGGAGACCCGATCCTCCTGATCCACGGCTTTGCTTCGAGCGCCAATGTCAATTGGGTGTTCCCGGGCTGGCTGAAGACGCTCGGTGACGCCGGCTACCGGGTGATCGCCCTCGACAATCGCGGTCATGGGATGAGCAGCAAGCCTTATGATCCCTCGCTGTACCACCCGCAGCAGATGGCCGGCGATGCGGCGGCGCTGCTGGTTCATCTCGGCATCGCCGACGCGCATGTCATGGGCTATTCGATGGGTGCACGCATTTCCGCTTTCCTGGCTTTGCGACATCCGGACCGCGTCCGCTCGCTCGTGTTCGGCGGCTTGGGAATAGGCATGGTCACCGGGGTAGGGGAGTGGGATCCGATCGCCGATGCGCTGGTCGCGCCGTCGCTTGACGATGTGACCCACGCGCGCGGCCGAATGTTCCGCGCCTTTGCCGATCAGACGAAGAGCGACCGGCAGGCGCTCGCCGCATGCATCTCGACCTCGCGGGATCTGCTTTCCCCCGAGGAGATCGGGCGCATCGACGTGCCGGTTCTGATCGGTGTCGGAACCAAGGATGATATTGCCGGTTCGGCGCACGAACTTGCCGCCCTGATGCCGCATGCAAGGGCGCTGGACATTCCCGGACGGGACCATATGCTCGCCGTCGGCGACCGCGTGTTCAAGAAGGCGGTCCTGGAATTTCTGGCCGAGGTGGGGTGA
- the cysE gene encoding serine O-acetyltransferase produces the protein MVAKTELRHTDALKAIDPIWDSLREEARMAAERDPMLAAFLYSTVVNQHSLEESVIYRICERLDHPDLQASLLHQTFAEMLEDWPEWGAILRVDIQAVYDRDPACTRFIEPVLYFKGFHAIQTHRLAHWLWNRGRKDFALYLQSRSSSVFQTDINPAARIGRGIFLDHATGLVVGETAVIGDNVSILHGVTLGGTGKEGSDRHPKIGNGVLIGAGAKILGNIHIGHCSRVAAGSVVLKPVPPKTTVAGVPAKVVGEAGCSEPSRQMDQILASFDI, from the coding sequence ATGGTCGCAAAGACCGAACTTCGCCATACCGACGCGCTCAAGGCGATCGATCCGATCTGGGACAGCCTGCGCGAGGAGGCGCGTATGGCAGCCGAGCGCGACCCAATGCTGGCCGCCTTCCTCTATTCGACGGTCGTCAATCAGCATTCGCTCGAAGAAAGCGTCATCTACCGCATCTGCGAGCGGCTGGACCATCCCGATCTCCAGGCTAGCCTCTTGCACCAGACCTTTGCAGAAATGCTCGAGGATTGGCCCGAATGGGGCGCGATCCTGCGCGTCGATATCCAGGCGGTCTATGATCGCGATCCCGCCTGCACGCGTTTCATCGAGCCGGTGCTTTACTTCAAGGGGTTCCACGCCATCCAGACGCACCGTCTCGCCCATTGGCTGTGGAACCGCGGGCGGAAGGATTTCGCGCTTTATCTCCAGAGCCGCTCATCGAGCGTCTTCCAGACGGATATCAACCCGGCGGCCCGCATCGGACGGGGGATCTTCCTCGACCATGCGACGGGTCTCGTTGTCGGCGAGACCGCGGTCATCGGCGACAATGTCTCGATCCTGCACGGTGTGACGCTCGGCGGCACCGGCAAGGAGGGGAGCGACCGTCATCCGAAGATCGGCAATGGCGTGCTGATCGGTGCCGGCGCGAAGATCCTCGGCAATATTCATATCGGCCATTGCTCACGCGTGGCTGCCGGTTCGGTCGTCCTGAAGCCCGTTCCGCCGAAGACGACGGTGGCTGGTGTCCCGGCGAAAGTCGTCGGCGAAGCGGGTTGCTCCGAGCCTTCGCGTCAAATGGATCAGATCCTCGCCAGCTTCGACATCTGA
- a CDS encoding DUF3126 family protein produces MKPEEIRKLEAYFKRTFNQSMVVKARPKKDESAEVYLGDEFLGVLFRDEEDGELSYNFSMAILDVDL; encoded by the coding sequence TTGAAGCCCGAAGAAATCCGCAAGCTTGAGGCCTATTTCAAGCGCACCTTCAATCAGTCGATGGTCGTCAAGGCTCGTCCGAAGAAGGACGAATCCGCCGAAGTCTATCTCGGCGACGAATTCCTCGGCGTCCTCTTCCGCGACGAGGAGGACGGTGAGCTCTCCTACAACTTCTCGATGGCAATTCTCGACGTGGATCTGTGA